A single region of the Nicotiana sylvestris chromosome 6, ASM39365v2, whole genome shotgun sequence genome encodes:
- the LOC104231907 gene encoding mitochondrial hydrolase YKR070W-like, which translates to MRILQILTRKLSSSQIRSTAPSSTFSSRQFHSLSNPASFGIAFDIDGVLLRGNIPIGSSPQALKSLYDDSGTLKVPYVFLTNGGGVPESKRAKELARLLDVNILPLQVIQGHTPFKQLMKRFEDELVVAVGKGEPAEVMSEYGFKNVLSIDEYASYFDNIDPLAQYKKWTDKQDVNQNSKSKHVAFSNDPCSQRAQAVFVVSDSVDWSRDIQVLCDILRTGGLPGKEIAHQPPLFFANDDLAYQALFPSERLGMGAFRIALESVFNAIHPAALKYTSYGKPNPFVFKNAETVLMQVLQSSHYNNQVDGREQFFKTLYMIGDNPAVDIKGARQAGNPWFSILTRTGVFKGKENYDECPADLVVDTVEEAVDYILSKECIS; encoded by the exons ATGAGAATTCTCCAGATCTTAACAAGAAAGCTCTCTTCTTCCCAGATTCGAAGCACAGCGCCTTCGTCAACTTTCTCCTCTCGTCAATTTCACTCTCTCTCCAATCC AGCGTCATTCGGCATTGCTTTCGACATTGACGGCGTCCTGCTACGTGGCAACATTCCTATCGGCAGCTCTCCTCAAGCTCTCAAAAGCCTCTATGATGATTCTG GTACTCTGAAAGTTCCCTATGTATTCTTGACCAATG GGGGTGGTGTTCCTGAATCTAAAAGAGCAAAGGAGTTGGCCAGATTATTGGATGTCAATATCCTACCTTTACAG GTTATACAGGGGCATACACCATTCAAACAATTGATGAAAAG ATTTGAGGATGAGCTTGTTGTTGCTGTTGGAAAAGGAGAACCCGCTGAAGTGATGTCTGAATATGGTTTTAA AAATGTTCTCTCCATAGACGAGTATGCATCTTATTTTGACAACATTGACCCGTTGGCCCAATACAAAAAATGGACAGACAAGCAGGATGTTAATCAGAATAGCAAGTCTAAGCATGTAGCTTTCAGCAATGATCCATGCTCACAGAGAGCGCAAGCAGTCTTTGTTGTTAGTGATTCTGTTGATTGGAGCAGGGACATCCAG GTTCTCTGTGACATTCTAAGGACTGGAGGGCTACCAGGAAAAGAGATTGCACACCAGCCACCACTCTTTTTTGCAAACGATGATCTTGCCTATCAG GCCCTGTTTCCATCTGAACGACTTGGCATGGGTGCTTTCAGAATTGCATTAGAATCCGTCTTCAATGC TATCCACCCTGCTGCGCTGAAGTATACGTCATATGGGAAACCAAATCCTTTTGTATTTAAAAATGCGGAGACAGTATTGATGCAAGTTTTACAATCATCTCACTATAACAATCAGGTAGATGGTAGAGAGCAGTTTTTCAAAACCTTATATATGATTGGCGATAATCCTGCCGTTGATATCAAAGGAGCTCGACAG GCTGGAAATCCTTGGTTCTCTATTTTGACAAGGACTGGAGTCTTCAAGGGGAAAGAAAATTATGACGAATGCCCAGCAGATCTG GTTGTGGACACTGTGGAAGAAGCAGTAGACTACATTTTGAGCAAGGAGTGTATCTCATGA